A single Brassica rapa cultivar Chiifu-401-42 chromosome A04, CAAS_Brap_v3.01, whole genome shotgun sequence DNA region contains:
- the LOC103865103 gene encoding CLAVATA3/ESR (CLE)-related protein 6: MENLILKQALIMLLIIFSSPILSTQARILHADRVANMGTINSQVLLRELGFDLSKFKGYNERRFLVDSERVSPGGPDPQHH; the protein is encoded by the coding sequence ATGGAGAATTTAATCCTCAAACAAGCTCTTATCATGCTCCTAATAATATTTTCATCACCAATATTGAGTACTCAGGCCCGAATCCTCCATGCAGATAGAGTTGCAAACATGGGCACTATAAATAGTCAGGTTCTCCTACGTGAGCTCGGGTTTGATCTCTCCAAGTTCAAAGGATATAATGAAAGGAGGTTTTTAGTAGATTCGGAAAGGGTTTCACCGGGAGGACCTGACCCGCAACATCATTGA